A single region of the Mesotoga sp. BH458_6_3_2_1 genome encodes:
- the secY gene encoding preprotein translocase subunit SecY: MWNALKNAFKIPELRDRILFTFLALAIFRLGVYIPIPGINIQAWSAYFGTLSEGGAGGFIGFFDVFTGGAVEQFSIFLMSVTPYINAQIMLQLLTAVVPSLKEMLKEGEEGKKKYARYTRMLTVGLAGLQGFLISFGLSSNTTIMAIPSRILFVLLATATLIGGTMFLLWLGERITEKGIGNGISVLIFGGIVARYPASIMQVVVALSPIQWAILLAIALFTVVAVIYVQMGERRIEVQYARRVTGRRVYGGVSTHIPIKVNQGGVIPIIFSSAIMMLPQFIATAFPEGSGGRNVMQTLFAQTSPVYILLYGGMVFFFTFFYSSLVFDVREVSDNIRNYGGYIPGIRPGFSTQQYIQRVLNRVVFMGAVFLVVIALLPLVVGGIFSIGGLAIGGTSTLIAVGVAIDILQQMETHLMVRHYEGFVKKGKLRGRR, translated from the coding sequence ATGTGGAATGCCCTGAAGAACGCGTTCAAGATACCTGAGTTAAGAGACAGAATTCTCTTCACGTTTCTCGCGCTGGCAATCTTCAGACTAGGTGTCTACATACCGATCCCGGGAATAAACATTCAGGCTTGGTCAGCTTATTTCGGTACTCTCTCAGAAGGTGGAGCCGGAGGCTTCATAGGCTTTTTTGATGTCTTCACAGGTGGAGCCGTAGAGCAGTTTTCGATATTCTTGATGAGCGTTACTCCTTACATTAACGCGCAAATCATGCTTCAGTTACTTACTGCCGTTGTTCCAAGTCTGAAAGAAATGCTTAAAGAAGGCGAAGAGGGAAAGAAGAAGTACGCTCGATACACAAGAATGCTTACAGTTGGACTTGCGGGTCTTCAAGGATTTCTGATATCATTCGGCCTCTCTTCAAACACCACAATAATGGCCATCCCAAGCAGGATTCTCTTTGTCCTCCTTGCAACAGCGACTCTAATTGGAGGAACGATGTTCCTGCTATGGCTAGGAGAGAGAATAACCGAGAAGGGTATAGGAAACGGCATATCTGTTCTGATTTTCGGAGGAATTGTTGCAAGATACCCGGCTTCCATAATGCAGGTAGTTGTCGCATTGTCTCCTATACAGTGGGCTATACTGTTAGCAATTGCTCTTTTCACGGTTGTTGCAGTTATCTATGTCCAGATGGGAGAGAGAAGGATTGAAGTTCAGTATGCCAGAAGAGTAACTGGCAGAAGAGTGTATGGGGGAGTCTCCACTCACATTCCCATAAAGGTTAATCAGGGCGGAGTTATACCGATAATATTCAGTTCAGCAATAATGATGCTGCCCCAGTTCATCGCAACTGCATTCCCCGAAGGAAGCGGTGGCAGGAATGTCATGCAAACTCTATTTGCTCAGACCTCTCCTGTGTACATCTTGCTTTATGGTGGAATGGTCTTCTTCTTCACATTCTTTTACAGTTCACTGGTTTTTGATGTGAGAGAAGTATCGGATAATATACGTAATTACGGAGGATACATCCCTGGAATCAGGCCTGGCTTCTCGACTCAGCAGTACATTCAGAGAGTGCTGAATCGTGTGGTCTTTATGGGTGCCGTATTCCTAGTAGTTATTGCCTTGCTTCCGCTGGTAGTTGGAGGAATCTTCAGTATTGGCGGACTTGCAATAGGAGGTACCTCGACTCTAATTGCCGTAGGTGTTGCCATCGATATTTTGCAGCAGATGGAAACTCACCTCATGGTCAGGCATTACGAGGGTTTTGTCAAGAAAGGCAAGTTACGGGGAAGGAGGTAA
- the rplO gene encoding 50S ribosomal protein L15: MAFKVEDLSPTPGSRKREKRIGRGIGSGMGKTATRGHKGQGRATGKVAARFEGGQTPLFRRTPIKGFKNRGSIEYATVNICTLEERFESGSEISPEILVQKNILKDLKDGVKILARGELTKSLTVKANAFSATAKEKIEAAGGKAEVI; this comes from the coding sequence ATGGCTTTTAAAGTTGAAGATCTAAGTCCGACGCCCGGTTCGAGAAAGAGAGAGAAGAGAATAGGACGCGGTATTGGTTCGGGAATGGGTAAGACCGCCACAAGAGGCCATAAAGGACAGGGAAGAGCAACCGGTAAGGTGGCTGCACGATTTGAGGGCGGACAGACACCCCTATTCAGGAGAACACCAATAAAAGGGTTCAAGAACCGAGGCTCAATAGAGTATGCCACTGTCAATATCTGTACTCTTGAGGAGAGATTCGAGAGTGGTAGTGAGATTTCGCCTGAGATTCTCGTTCAGAAGAACATATTGAAAGATCTCAAGGATGGAGTGAAGATCCTGGCAAGAGGTGAATTGACGAAGTCTCTTACGGTCAAGGCAAATGCTTTCAGCGCGACTGCCAAGGAGAAGATCGAAGCTGCTGGTGGAAAGGCAGAGGTGATCTGA